The Agrobacterium larrymoorei sequence GAAGCGTTGCCTGCTCATCGTCGATGCTGTGACCATTCGCATTCTCGGCAGCCGGTTCTTCGCCAGCAGCCGCGTCGTGCTCAACCTCATTTTCGTCATGGCCGCTTTCCATGCGGGTTCCGATGGGTGGATGTGTGAAGGCAACCGGCTCGTCACCACGCGTATAGGCGTGGAATGCGTCGTCATCGGTCGGTGCTGGCGCGTGGTCAGCATCGACAGTAGTGGCGGGGACAACCAGCTCTTCGCCTTCGACCTTGGCATCGTTTGTCTGAATTGCAGCCGTGACAGCGTCCTCGGCTTCCGCCTCGACCGAGATTTCGTCTGTGACATCGTCCGACGACGTGGGTTCAGACACAGCCGGCGTTGCGTCCTGGTCTTCGGCCGGCTTCAACGTCCGGCCTATTTCACGAAATGCCGCCTGTTCGCTCGCCGTCAGGCCGTCGCGACGATTGCGGTGGTCATCAATATGTACGACCTTGTCGGAATAGGATTGAACAAGCTTTTCGGCGATCTTCAGCACCGGAACCTCATGCTCCGGCGGCTGATGAAAATGCTGCGGCCCGGTCTCTTCTGGCGTGGAAGCGGCTTCGAATTCCTCCACCTCGTTCTCTGCCTCATCCTCGAAGGAAAACGGAACGGTCTCGTCTGGGGTGACGGGCTTGGCCTCGGCCAAAACCTCGGGTTCTATTGTCGCCGCGTCATCCCGTTGATCCTCCGCAACCCCTAGCTCATCGTCGGGATGGCTTTCGCCTGCCAGCGCTATACCGGCCGCATGCGGGTCTTCCACCGCATCGGCGATCCGCACGATACCGAAGCCTCGGAAGCCATCGAACTCACGCGCCCGGGTGTAGGTCGGAAGGGCTGCGAGATCGATCGGCACGGCAAGAGACGTGCCTTCGACAGGCCAGTAAATGGTCTTGCCTGACCAGGTGTCGCGGCGCTTCAAGAGTTCGGCGATCTTGCCTTCAGGATCGAGGTTGAAGAGAGCCGCCAGGTCGGAAAAGCTCATGCCTTCGACAGCGGCCGCTTTAGGCCCGACGGCTTCGGCAAATTCATGCGAAATTGAACTGAAGCATCCTGCGGCGTCGATCTTCCAGACAAAGCGGCTTGCCCGGCCATTCGGATTGAACACGAAACGGGACGGTTTTGTTGGCTCTTCGGCGGGCTCTTGCGTATCCGTCTTCAGGGCCTCGGGCTCGGTCCCCTCGGGGAAATGCGCCTCCTGTGCTTCGGACGTATCGTTTTCCAAGCTTTGTGCGTCTTCGGTGTTGCGGTCCGGATCGCTATCGCTGGTGTGGTCATCCCGTGCCGTTGTCGGCTCTTCTTCTGCTTCTGCGAAAGGAGAATCGTTCGCATGCGATACCGCCTGAACGGTTTCGAGCTCTTCGTCCGTGTCCTGCTTATAGGCTAGGAAAACGGACTGGTCCTCATTCGACATCGCCTCTGCAATGCCGTTACCGTCCGCTTCTTGCTGCTCGTCATCCGTCTCTTCGATCTGTGCGACCGCGTCGAGAACGCTTTCGAAGGCCAGTTGTTGCGACGGCATTGATGCGGGTACGGCCTCTGGTTTTTCTTCGGTGACCGGGACCTCAGTATCGGGCCGGGCCTCGATGAAATCGGAGGAGGGGTCGAGTCTGCCGAGTGCCGTCTCGACCACGAAGACGAGATTCAGGATGGGCTCTTGCGTCAGTTGCGCCGTCGCGGCGGGAAGGTAGCCCTTGCCGGTCGGAACAGGACGCTTCACCAGCTTGCTGGCATGACGCGCCGCCATGGATATCAACGTTCTCGCGGTCTGCGGCGCTATCGCGAGATCGGCAAATTTTGCCGATGCAGCGATAATCGCGCCGCTGTCATCCATCACGGCCATATGAATATCGGGATCGTCGAAGCCTTCGATCATCCGCCAGGCGCGTTCTTCCAGCGACAGGCCGGATTGATCCAGCATCGCGGAAAAGAGCAGCACCGGTTGCTGCCGCTCGACTTCGATCACTTCGAGTGAAGCGGAGACCGCAACGCTGCGGAAGCCGGACAGAACGCGGATCATGAATTGCTGGCGGTCGCCGATATTGTGCAGGCGGCTTGCCGCACCCGCAACCTGACGGAAGGTCACATCCTGCGCCTTCGGTCCATGCTCGATGAAATCATAAATCATCGGAGTACCGAAAAGAGCGGCACCGCGTCCATTTGCCCAGAGTGCGCTTTTGAGGTCCATGGAGAAAAGCGCCAGTGCTTCACCCCTGGCAAATTTTTCCCGAACACGCTCATGCACGGCGATATCGATAAACGGGTATTGAACGGCGGGCATGTCGGAACCTACTTTGGCACTACGTGACCTTCGCTGCCGCACGGCCTCCTCATGAGGCACCACACAGCCTGCATCGGCGTGACGTTAACAGAATCTTAAATAACTTCACAGGGCCGCCGGGTCCATAATCGCCTGAGGGAATTGGGAAATAGAGTTAATATCACGTGGACCGGAACGCGCGGTTCCCGGGACTGGATGGACGTGCGAAAACGTGCTTGCTTTCTATATGTTTTTTCGCAAAAATTAGAGAAGGACTTGCAAAAGGGAAAAACTCCCCGTATGTGAGCCCCCGTGACGCGAAAGCGTCGCTTGTGCGGTTGTAGCTCAGTTGGTTAGAGCGCAGGTTTGTGGCACCTGAGGTCGGTGGTTCGACCCCACTCAACCGTACCATTCTCTTCTCCCCGTCAGTCATTTCGTCACACCGACTTGCGGGGAGAAGAGAAGTTTTCTGTTTGATCTCCCCCTACGGCCTGCTTACCCTCATCCGAAATGGCGCGCGCGATGTCTCGCGCCGGCAAAAATCGGTTGGCTAGAATGTCACATACTGGTAAGGTCACCCCAACGTAACCTTATGAACGCCAGCGGCATGCCTTCGGGCCTTTGCGCGGCGGAATGGAAAAAACAGTGATTGACCCCGGCAACGGCGTAAAGCCGTCGGAACCAGGGGCGTCGGTGGCAGAAAAAGGGAAAGCGAAGCGTTCCCGTCGTGGTAAGGGCAAGCGAGGCGGTAAGAACCGTTCCGCTCCTGCTTTGCCGCAACTGCTTGTTGCCGACTCCCGTCAGGAGCCTCCATCCACAGGCGGTATCGAGCTTGGAACGGAGCCGCGCAAACGCAAACGCCGCAGGCGTTCCGGCGGGCAGGGTGCCCCAAAAACACCTCAAGGCATTGCGGCAGAAGGCCAGAAGCCTGATCTATCGGCGCGTACTGAGCAGCTCCCATCCAGCAAGAGAAAAGCGCGCAAGCGCAAGCGCCCGCACCGCGATCCGCAAGGCAGACCTTTGGTGCCAAGCCAGGCGCCACGGCCTGCCGCCAAGCAAAATGGCCAGGGAACAAATGGTGCAGCGGTCGTGGTGGAGCCTGCAGGCTTTGCACATTTGCGGCATGCTGGTGGGCGGGAGGCTGTCGAGCCCGGTTCCGACATGTATGCGGCGCTGGACCTTGGCACCAACAATTGCCGCCTTCTGATCGCGCAGCCCACACGTCCCGGCCAGTTCCGGGTCGTCGATGCCTTTTCGCGCATCGTTCGTCTTGGGGAGGGTTTGGTATCGACCGGACGACTATCCGATGACGCGATGGATCGTGCTGTCGAAGCGTTGAAGGTCTGCGCGTCAAAGCTTGCCGGACGGCCCATTCGCCGCATGCGGCTGATTGCGACCGAAGCCTGCCGCGCGGCCGCCAACGGTGAAGAGTTTCTCAAACGCGTCACGCGTGAGACCGGCCTTCATCTTGAAATTATCAGCCGTGAGACCGAGGCGCGCCTTGCTGTCTCCGGTTGCTCTTCCTTGGTGGGACGCGAGGCACGCTCCGTCGTGCTCTTCGATATCGGCGGAGGCTCGTCGGAGATTGCCGTCATTCGGCTGAACGAGAACCGTTCAAACCGGCTTGCCAACCACATCACCCATTGGACATCCCTGCCTGTTGGCGTCGTGACGCTCTCGGAGCGCCACGGCGGCCGTGATGTGACGCCGCAGATATTCGAGGCGATGGTGACGGAAGTCGAAGGACTGCTCGATGCATTCCATTGCCCGCCGCTATCGGACCAATCGGCCCTTGATGATTTTCATCTGATCGGTACCTCCGGCACGGTGACGACACTTGCGGGCGTCCACCTAGATTTGCCGCGCTACGATCGCCGCAAGGTCGACGGGCTATGGTTGTCGGATGCCGAGGTCACGGCCATGCAGAACAAGCTTCTGGCCTGGGACTTTGCCGGGCGAGCCGCCAATGCCTGCATCGGTCCGGACCGCGCCGATCTGGTTCTGGCCGGTTGCGCCATTCTGGAAGCGATCCGCAGACGCTGGCCCGCAAGGCGCATGCGCGTGGCAGACCGTGGGCTGCGCGAAGGCCTGTTGACCGATATGATGGCAGATGATGGCGCATGGCGCCGCAACAAGATACGCCGTGCCCAGACACAGGGCAAAATAGAGCGGAAGGGTTGATATGAGCAAGGCGCCCACGAGCACCAACCGTACCGGACGCAAGATCGGCCAGAAGGTGAAGAAGACGAAGCTGAAGGCATCGTCC is a genomic window containing:
- a CDS encoding PAS domain-containing sensor histidine kinase, whose product is MPAVQYPFIDIAVHERVREKFARGEALALFSMDLKSALWANGRGAALFGTPMIYDFIEHGPKAQDVTFRQVAGAASRLHNIGDRQQFMIRVLSGFRSVAVSASLEVIEVERQQPVLLFSAMLDQSGLSLEERAWRMIEGFDDPDIHMAVMDDSGAIIAASAKFADLAIAPQTARTLISMAARHASKLVKRPVPTGKGYLPAATAQLTQEPILNLVFVVETALGRLDPSSDFIEARPDTEVPVTEEKPEAVPASMPSQQLAFESVLDAVAQIEETDDEQQEADGNGIAEAMSNEDQSVFLAYKQDTDEELETVQAVSHANDSPFAEAEEEPTTARDDHTSDSDPDRNTEDAQSLENDTSEAQEAHFPEGTEPEALKTDTQEPAEEPTKPSRFVFNPNGRASRFVWKIDAAGCFSSISHEFAEAVGPKAAAVEGMSFSDLAALFNLDPEGKIAELLKRRDTWSGKTIYWPVEGTSLAVPIDLAALPTYTRAREFDGFRGFGIVRIADAVEDPHAAGIALAGESHPDDELGVAEDQRDDAATIEPEVLAEAKPVTPDETVPFSFEDEAENEVEEFEAASTPEETGPQHFHQPPEHEVPVLKIAEKLVQSYSDKVVHIDDHRNRRDGLTASEQAAFREIGRTLKPAEDQDATPAVSEPTSSDDVTDEISVEAEAEDAVTAAIQTNDAKVEGEELVVPATTVDADHAPAPTDDDAFHAYTRGDEPVAFTHPPIGTRMESGHDENEVEHDAAAGEEPAAENANGHSIDDEQATLLPSTRLSTGLLPETVDQMPVALLIHSGDRLIHANPEFLRLTGYADLDELAALGGLDALLQREELESVSERSGGMVAVSAENELIPVRAKLQSIRWEDSSALMLSLIPTEPARDAGPVHLADTASEEPANEAAEDAARMKGEIEELHSILETATDGVVLLDEDGNIRSLNRSASALFNYDNAEIANKPFVTLFAHESQRAVLDYLSGLANNGVASVLNDGREVIGREASGGFLPLFMTIGRLKSTNGYCAVIRDITQWKRTEEDLRNAKRAAETANAHKTDFLARVSHEIRTPLNAIIGFADMMATERFGPIGHPRYIEYSNDIVRSGRHVLDIVNDLLDISKIEAGQMDVDFKAVALNETIAEAVSLVQPQANNQRVIIRTALSQSVPPVVADLRSIKQILLNILSNAIKFTPSGGQIVVSTAYEANGSVVLRVRDTGIGMTRSELEQAMKPFRQVSASSSRVRGDGTGLGLPLTKAMVDANRANFSITSTPNEGTLVEISFPSQRVLAN
- a CDS encoding Ppx/GppA phosphatase family protein, translating into MEKTVIDPGNGVKPSEPGASVAEKGKAKRSRRGKGKRGGKNRSAPALPQLLVADSRQEPPSTGGIELGTEPRKRKRRRRSGGQGAPKTPQGIAAEGQKPDLSARTEQLPSSKRKARKRKRPHRDPQGRPLVPSQAPRPAAKQNGQGTNGAAVVVEPAGFAHLRHAGGREAVEPGSDMYAALDLGTNNCRLLIAQPTRPGQFRVVDAFSRIVRLGEGLVSTGRLSDDAMDRAVEALKVCASKLAGRPIRRMRLIATEACRAAANGEEFLKRVTRETGLHLEIISRETEARLAVSGCSSLVGREARSVVLFDIGGGSSEIAVIRLNENRSNRLANHITHWTSLPVGVVTLSERHGGRDVTPQIFEAMVTEVEGLLDAFHCPPLSDQSALDDFHLIGTSGTVTTLAGVHLDLPRYDRRKVDGLWLSDAEVTAMQNKLLAWDFAGRAANACIGPDRADLVLAGCAILEAIRRRWPARRMRVADRGLREGLLTDMMADDGAWRRNKIRRAQTQGKIERKG